The Felis catus isolate Fca126 chromosome X, F.catus_Fca126_mat1.0, whole genome shotgun sequence genome includes a region encoding these proteins:
- the LOC123383461 gene encoding uncharacterized protein CXorf51A-like — MAKAARKTQNPPACSTATQQSTSGPRRRKPAKTPRQPKTGGSGKVTKPTIKVKRQLRGTVTKKAPMKTPISSKKGKKGRGTALFGHYRRMNKAQNPHDSQWDQPSTSKVRGGRS, encoded by the exons ATGGCTAAGGCCGCCAGGAAAACCCAGAACCCACCAGCTTGTAGCACAGCTACACAGCAATCAACATCAGGCCCCAGAAGGAGGAAACCCGCGAAGACCCCCCGTCAACCCAAGACCGGAGGCAGCGGCAAG GTGACCAAACCAACCATAAAGGTGAAAAGACAACTCCGGGGGACCGTGACCAAGAAAGCCCCGATGAAGACtcccatttcttcaaagaaagggaagaaaggtagAGGGACTGCCCTGTTCGGCCATTACCGCAGGATGAATAAAGCGCAGAATCCCCATGATTCGCAGTGGGACCAACCCAGCACCTCAAAGGTGCGTGGTGGCCGCTCTTAG